One genomic window of Coffea eugenioides isolate CCC68of chromosome 1, Ceug_1.0, whole genome shotgun sequence includes the following:
- the LOC113772658 gene encoding proteasome subunit beta type-4-like isoform X1: MLDSEVPATSKNSSVISEADSQRTLYPYVTGTSVVGIKYKDGILMAADMGGSYGSTLRYKGVERMKPVGKHSLIGASGELSDFQEILRYLDELMLYDNLWDNGNSLGPKEVHNYLTRVMYNRRNQFNPLWNSLVLGGVKNGQKYLGTVNMIGVHYEDNHVATGFGNHLARPILRDEWHENLSFEDGVKLLEKCMRVLLYRDRSAVNKLQIANITEEGVTISQPYALKTSWNLAAFKNPTVGAEGSW, translated from the exons ATGTTGGACTCTGAAGTTCCGGCTACTTCTAAGAATAGCTCAGTAATCTCTGAAGCCGATTCGCAGCGAACTTT GTACCCGTATGTGACGGGGACGTCTGTGGTTGGGATTAAATACAAGGATGGCATTCTTATGGCTGCTGATATGGGAG GTTCCTATGGCTCAACCCTTCGGTATAAGGGTGTTGAGAGAATGAAACCAGTAGGAAAACATTCGCTTATTGGCGCAAGTGGAGAACTTAGTGATTTCCAGGAGATATTACGTTACCTTGATGAACTCAT GTTATATGATAACCTGTGGGACAACGGTAATTCCTTGGGCCCTAAAGAGGTTCATAACTATTTAACCCGAGTGATGTACAATCGCCGTAACCAGTTTAATCCGTTGTGGAATTCTCTTGTGCTTGGTGGAGTGAAGAATGGGCAGAAGTATCTTGGAACA GTTAATATGATTGGTGTGCATTACGAGGACAATCATGTTGCAACTGGGTTTGGGAATCACCTGGCACGACCTATTCTCCGGGATGAATGGCAtgaaaacttgagttttgaagATGGTGTTAAGCTACTGGAGAAATGCATGCGTGTGCTTCTCTATCGCGATAGATCAGCAGTGAACAAGCTCCAG ATAGCAAATATCACTGAGGAAGGTGTGACAATTTCTCAGCCGTATGCATTGAAGACATCCTGGAATCTTGCTGCTTTTAAGAATCCAACAGTTGGTGCTGAGGGCTCATGGTAA
- the LOC113772658 gene encoding proteasome subunit beta type-4-like isoform X2 has protein sequence MAFLWLLIWEVRSPSLHPCSYGSTLRYKGVERMKPVGKHSLIGASGELSDFQEILRYLDELMLYDNLWDNGNSLGPKEVHNYLTRVMYNRRNQFNPLWNSLVLGGVKNGQKYLGTVNMIGVHYEDNHVATGFGNHLARPILRDEWHENLSFEDGVKLLEKCMRVLLYRDRSAVNKLQIANITEEGVTISQPYALKTSWNLAAFKNPTVGAEGSW, from the exons ATGGCATTCTTATGGCTGCTGATATGGGAGGTCAGATCTCCTTCTCTCCATCCAT GTTCCTATGGCTCAACCCTTCGGTATAAGGGTGTTGAGAGAATGAAACCAGTAGGAAAACATTCGCTTATTGGCGCAAGTGGAGAACTTAGTGATTTCCAGGAGATATTACGTTACCTTGATGAACTCAT GTTATATGATAACCTGTGGGACAACGGTAATTCCTTGGGCCCTAAAGAGGTTCATAACTATTTAACCCGAGTGATGTACAATCGCCGTAACCAGTTTAATCCGTTGTGGAATTCTCTTGTGCTTGGTGGAGTGAAGAATGGGCAGAAGTATCTTGGAACA GTTAATATGATTGGTGTGCATTACGAGGACAATCATGTTGCAACTGGGTTTGGGAATCACCTGGCACGACCTATTCTCCGGGATGAATGGCAtgaaaacttgagttttgaagATGGTGTTAAGCTACTGGAGAAATGCATGCGTGTGCTTCTCTATCGCGATAGATCAGCAGTGAACAAGCTCCAG ATAGCAAATATCACTGAGGAAGGTGTGACAATTTCTCAGCCGTATGCATTGAAGACATCCTGGAATCTTGCTGCTTTTAAGAATCCAACAGTTGGTGCTGAGGGCTCATGGTAA
- the LOC113781927 gene encoding uncharacterized protein LOC113781927 encodes MAPVLNTQTVTGLPICLSGFTHPVALSKEMADHDRRRKGFKKLRFGASKDLHAIADQERVRRLLSQRNHEEEEERVSQEIRSGEEVAGDLAAADVVLVLHDLSCISLSSCTAKAA; translated from the exons ATGGCACCAGTCTTGAATACACAAACTGTCACTGGGCTTCCCATTTGTCTTTCTGGGTTTACGCATCCTGTTGCTCTCTCCAAAGA GATGGCAGATCATGATCGCAGAAGAAAAGGGTTCAAGAAGTTAAGATTTGGAGCAAGCAAAGACTTGCATGCAATTGCAGATCAAGAGAGAGTAAGAAGGCTATTATCCCAAAGAAACCATGAAGAAGAGGAGGAGAGAGTTTCTCAAGAGATCAGAAGTGGAGAGGAAGTAGCTGGAGATCTGGCAGCTGCTGATGTTGTTCTTGTACTTCATGATCTATCATGCATCTCTTTGTCTTCTTGCACAGCTAAGGCTGCATAA
- the LOC113764796 gene encoding elongation factor 1-alpha, which translates to MGKEKVHINIVVIGHVDSGKSTTTGHLIYKLGGIDKRVIERFEKEAAEMNKRSFKYAWVLDKLKAERERGITIDIALWKFETTKYYCTVIDAPGHRDFIKNMITGTSQADCAVLIIDSTTGGFEAGISKDGQTREHALLAFTLGVKQMICCCNKMDATTPKYSKARYDEIVKEVSSYLKKVGYNPDKINFVPISGFEGDNMIERSTNLDWYKGPTLLEALDQIQEPKRPTDKPLRLPLQDVYKIGGIGTVPVGRVETGVLKPGMVVTFGPTGLTTEVKSVEMHHEALQEALPGDNVGFNVKNVAVKDLKRGFVASNSKDDPAKGASSFTSQVIIMNHPGQIGNGYAPVLDCHTSHIAVKFSEIVTKIDRRSGKELEKEPKFLKNGDAGFVKMIPTKPMVVETFSEYPPLGRFAVRDMRQTVAVGVIKAVDKKDPTGAKVTKAAAKKGAK; encoded by the exons ATGGGTAAGGAAAAGGTTCATATCAACATTGTGGTCATTGGTCATGTCGACTCTGGGAAGTCGACCACTACTGGTCACTTGATCTACAAGCTTGGAGGAATTGACAAGCGTGTGATTGAGAGGTTTGAGAAAGAAGCTGCTGAAATGAACAAGAGGTCATTCAAGTATGCTTGGGTGCTTGACAAGCTCAAGGCTGAGCGTGAACGTGGTATCACCATTGATATTGCCTTGTGGAAGTTTGAGACCACAAAGTACTACTGCACTGTCATTGATGCTCCTGGACATCGCGACTTTATCAAGAACATGATTACTGGTACTTCTCAGGCTGATTGTGCTGTCCTTATCATTGACTCCACCACTGGTGGTTTTGAAGCTGGTATTTCTAAGGACGGTCAGACCCGTGAGCATGCTTTGCTTGCTTTCACCCTTGGTGTCAAGCAAATGATTTGCTGCTGCAACAAG ATGGATGCCACCACTCCCAAGTACTCCAAGGCACGTTatgatgaaattgtgaaggaaGTGTCTTCATACTTGAAGAAGGTCGGATATAATCCTGACAAAATAAACTTCGTCCCTATCTCTGGATTTGAGGGAGACAACATGATTGAGAGGTCTACCAATCTTGACTGGTACAAGGGCCCAACCCTCCTTGAGGCTCTTGACCAGATCCAGGAGCCCAAGAGGCCTACAGACAAGCCACTCCGTCTCCCACTTCAGGATGTGTACAAGATTGGTGGCATTGGAACTGTCCCCGTGGGACGTGTTGAAACAGGTGTTCTCAAGCCTGGTATGGTTGTGACCTTTGGTCCAACTGGTCTGACAACTGAAGTTAAGTCTGTTGAGATGCACCATGAAGCTCTTCAAGAGGCACTTCCTGGTGACAATGTTGGTTTCAATGTGAAGAACGTTGCTGTGAAGGATCTCAAGCGTGGTTTTGTTGCTTCCAACTCCAAGGATGACCCAGCCAAGGGAGCTTCCAGCTTTACCTCCCAGGTCATCATCATGAACCACCCAGGCCAAATTGGCAATGGATATGCCCCTGTCCTTGATTGCCACACTTCTCACATTGCTGTCAAGTTCTCTGAGATCGTGACCAAGATTGACAGGCGATCTGGCAAGGAGCTTGAGAAGGAGCCCAAGTTCTTGAAGAATGGTGATGCTGGTTTTGTGAAGATGATTCCCACCAAGCCCATGGTGGTTGAAACTTTCTCAGAGTACCCTCCCCTTGGTCGTTTTGCTGTTAGGGACATGCGACAAACTGTTGCTGTTGGTGTTATCAAGGCTGTTGACAAGAAGGATCCTACTGGTGCCAAGGTCACCAAGGCTGCTGCTAAGAAGGGTGCCAAATGA
- the LOC113764830 gene encoding protein disulfide-isomerase 5-1 has translation MSKVVHLLLLMFASFFLLNPIINSKAEVITLTADTFNDKVNEKDTAWFVQFCVPWCKHCKNLGTLWEDLGKAMEGEDEIEIGQVDCGTNKEICNKVDIHSYPTFKLFYNGEEAAKYKGARDVESLRLFAVEETEKAATKAQLDSDQEL, from the exons ATGTCAAAAGTTGTTCATCTTCTCTTGTTAATGTTCGCTTCTTTTTTCCTGTTAAATCCGATAATCAACAGTAAAGCCGAGGTTATAACCCTAACAGCTGATACCTTCAATGACAAG GTGAACGAGAAAGACACTGCTTGGTTTGTGCAATTTTGTGTTCCTTGGTGTAAGCACTG TAAAAACCTCGGGACGCTGTGGGAGGATCTGGGGAAAGCAATGGAAGGAGAAGACGAGATAGAGATTGGACAAGTTGACTGTGGTACGAACAAAGAGATATGCAATAAAGTTGACATTCATTCATATCCCACATTCAAGCTCTTCTACAATGGAGAGGAAGCTGCAAAATATAAAG GAGCAAGGGATGTGGAATCACTAAGACTATTTGCTGTAGAGGAAACAGAAAAGGCAGCAACAAAGGCGCAACTTGACAGCGATCAGGAGCTGTAG
- the LOC113764809 gene encoding elongation factor 1-alpha-like, which translates to MGKEKVHINIVVIGHVDSGKSTTTGHLIYKLGGIDKRVIERFEKEAAEMNKRSFKYAWVLDKLKAERERGITIDIALWKFETTKYYCTVIDAPGHRDFIKNMITGTSQADCAVLIIDSTTGGFEAGISKDGQTREHALLAFTLGVRQMICCCNKMDATTPKYSKARYDEIVKEVSSYLKKVGYNPDKINFVPISGFEGDNMIERSTNLDWYKGPTLLEALDQIQEPKRPSDKPLRLPLQDVYKIGGIGTVPVGRVETGVLKPGMVVTFGPTGLTTEVKSVEMHHEALQEALPGDNVGFNVKNVAVKDLKRGFVASNSKDDPAKGASSFTSQVIIMNHPGQIGNGYAPVLDCHTSHIAVKFSEILTKIDRRSGKELEKEPKFLKNGDAGLVKMIPSKPMVVETFSEYPPLGRFAVRDMRQTVAVGVIKAVDKKDATGAKVTKAAAKKGAK; encoded by the exons ATGGGTAAGGAAAAGGTTCATATCAACATTGTGGTCATTGGTCACGTCGACTCTGGAAAGTCGACCACTACTGGTCACTTGATCTACAAGCTTGGAGGAATTGACAAGCGTGTGATTGAGAGGTTTGAGAAAGAAGCTGCTGAAATGAACAAGAGGTCATTCAAGTATGCTTGGGTGCTTGACAAGCTCAAGGCTGAGCGTGAACGTGGTATCACCATTGATATTGCCTTGTGGAAGTTTGAGACCACAAAGTACTACTGCACTGTCATTGATGCTCCTGGACATCGTGACTTTATCAAGAACATGATTACTGGTACTTCTCAGGCTGATTGTGCTGTCCTTATCATTGACTCCACCACTGGTGGTTTTGAAGCTGGTATTTCTAAGGACGGTCAGACCCGTGAGCACGCGTTGCTTGCTTTCACCCTTGGTGTGAGGCAAATGATTTGCTGCTGCAACAAG ATGGATGCCACCACTCCCAAGTACTCCAAGGCACGTTatgatgaaattgtgaaggaaGTGTCTTCATACTTGAAGAAGGTCGGATATAATCCTGACAAAATAAACTTCGTCCCTATCTCTGGATTTGAGGGAGACAACATGATTGAGAGGTCTACCAATCTTGACTGGTACAAGGGCCCAACCCTCCTTGAGGCTCTTGACCAGATCCAGGAGCCCAAGAGGCCTTCAGACAAGCCACTCCGTCTCCCACTTCAGGATGTGTACAAGATTGGTGGCATTGGAACCGTCCCCGTGGGACGTGTTGAAACAGGTGTTCTCAAGCCTGGTATGGTTGTGACCTTTGGTCCAACTGGTCTGACAACTGAAGTTAAGTCTGTTGAGATGCACCATGAAGCTCTTCAAGAGGCACTTCCTGGTGACAATGTTGGTTTCAATGTGAAGAACGTTGCTGTGAAGGATCTCAAGCGTGGTTTTGTTGCTTCCAACTCCAAGGATGACCCAGCTAAGGGAGCTTCCAGCTTTACCTCCCAGGTCATCATCATGAACCACCCAGGCCAAATTGGCAATGGATATGCCCCCGTCCTTGATTGCCACACCTCTCACATTGCTGTCAAGTTCTCTGAGATCTTGACCAAGATTGACAGGCGATCTGGCAAGGAGCTTGAGAAGGAGCCCAAGTTCTTGAAGAATGGTGATGCGGGTTTGGTCAAGATGATTCCCTCCAAGCCCATGGTTGTTGAAACTTTCTCAGAGTACCCTCCCCTTGGTCGTTTTGCTGTTAGGGACATGCGCCAAACTGTTGCTGTTGGTGTTATCAAGGCTGTTGACAAGAAGGATGCTACTGGTGCCAAAGTCACCAAGGCTGCTGCTAAGAAGGGTGCCAAATGA